A stretch of the Microtus ochrogaster isolate Prairie Vole_2 linkage group LG2, MicOch1.0, whole genome shotgun sequence genome encodes the following:
- the Neurl3 gene encoding E3 ubiquitin-protein ligase NEURL3, which produces MGARLSPEANAEVPSEALSFHGDATGAQVHLDDLRSTAHRRSTFHDGIVFSQRPVWPGERVALRVLRQEKGWCGGLRVGFTRLDPAHVAASCLPPFVCPDLEEQSPTWAALLPEGFVRAGNVVCFWVNRRGWLYAKVNAGRPLVLRKDVLVQGAPLWAVMDVYGTTKAIELLDPKANAWIISGEAMPEPEVASGEECVICFHNTANTRLMPCGHSHFCSSCAWHIFRDTARCPMCRWQIEEVAVESSLKTGEGS; this is translated from the exons ATGGGTGCCCGCCTCAGCCCTGAGGCCA ATGCTGAGGTGCCCAGCGAGGCCCTTAGTTTCCATGGGGATGCCACCGGCGCGCAGGTGCATCTGGATGACCTGCGGAGCACAGCTCACAGGCGCTCTACGTTCCACGATGGCATCGTGTTCAGCCAACGGCCAGTGTGGCCCGGTGAGCGTGTTGCGCTGCGCGTGCTGCGACAAGAGAAAGGCTGGTGCGGTGGCCTCCGCGTGGGCTTCACGCGCCTCGACCCTGCACACGTGGCGGCGTCCTGCTTGCCGCCTTTCGTGTGCCCGGACTTGGAGGAACAGAGCCCCACGTGGGCAGCACTGCTTCCAGAGGGCTTCGTTCGTGCGGGGAATGTCGTCTGTTTCTGGGTGAACCGGAGAGGCTGGCTCTACGCCAAGGTCAACGCTGGCCGCCCCCTCGTGCTGCGCAAAGACGTACTGGTCCAGGGCGCCCCACTCTGGGCGGTGATGGATGTATACGGGACCACGAAAGCCATTGAACTGCTGG ATCCCAAAGCCAATGCCTGGATCATCAGCGGGGAGGCTATGCCAGAGCCTGAAG TTGCATCAGGAGAGGAGTGTGTCATCTGCTTCCACAACACCGCCAACACCCGCCTCATGCCCTGTGGCCACTCACACTTCTGCAGCTCCTGTGCCTGGCACATCTTCAGAGACACGGCCAGGTGCCCCATGTGCCGCTGGCAGATCGAGGAGGTGGCTGTGGAATCTTCACTCAAGACTGGGGAAGGCTCCTGA